The genomic region TGAAGGGGATTGAATACTGTCAATTGCCGTTTGAGATATATAAGATGAGGGGATAGTGAAGCATAGGGGGGAGGTTATGGTAGTGAGGGAAATAGGGTAAAGAATCCATCATATGCGATTGTCTGGTGAAATTAGAGACCATCTCGTAAAAGCACGGGATTCGGCTTTATTAGCGGTTGAAACCTACAACAGACCTACCGCTGTTTTTCGTTCTGGTGCGTATATAGTTTTAATGAACATCGCTTGGACATCTTTATTTCATGCGGTGTTTTTTAAGAAGAGACTTAAGCCGTATTATAAGAAGTCGGGTTCAAACAGATATATAAAAGTTGATGGCGAATTCAAATGCTGGGAACTGAATGAATGTTTAAAACAATATTATAAAGACCAGAATCCTCCGGTTAGGAAAAATCTGGACTTTTTTATAGGACTTAGAAATAAAATTGAACATCGTTCCATGCCAGAGTTAGACCCTGAAATATTTGGTGAATGCCAAGCAATGTTGATGAATTTTGAAAATCTTTTATGCCAAGAGTTCGGAGATAGACATGCACTAAAGACAGGCTTAACCTTCTCTTTGCAGCTTGCTACTTCGCCTCATATGAATCAGTTAAAAGCAATGAGAGCTTCGAGCAAACAATTAGCGAAAAATGTTAAAGGTTACATAGAAAGATTTCGTACTTCTCTGAGCGATGATGTTCAGGGCAATATGGAATACAGCTTTAAGGTATTTCTAATTCCCAAGATACATAGTCATAGCAAGTCATCTGACTTAGCAGTTGAATTTATTCCTTATGATAAATTGAAGCCAGAAGAAATGGACCAGTACAGCAGGCTTATTGCATTAATAAAGCCAAAAGAAGTAACTATTGCTAATTTAGGTGGTTATAAACCGTCTGATGTAGCTAAAAAAGTTGAAGCAGCTATCGGTAAACCGTTTAAAACTAGCAGTCATCACGTGAAATGCTACAAGCTTTTTAATGCCAGGCCCGCTTCCACTA from Nitrospirota bacterium harbors:
- a CDS encoding DUF3644 domain-containing protein, encoding MRLSGEIRDHLVKARDSALLAVETYNRPTAVFRSGAYIVLMNIAWTSLFHAVFFKKRLKPYYKKSGSNRYIKVDGEFKCWELNECLKQYYKDQNPPVRKNLDFFIGLRNKIEHRSMPELDPEIFGECQAMLMNFENLLCQEFGDRHALKTGLTFSLQLATSPHMNQLKAMRASSKQLAKNVKGYIERFRTSLSDDVQGNMEYSFKVFLIPKIHSHSKSSDLAVEFIPYDKLKPEEMDQYSRLIALIKPKEVTIANLGGYKPSDVAKKVEAAIGKPFKTSSHHVKCYKLFNARPASTSSNPEACDNRYCYYDAVHKDYVYKEAWVSFLIEKLSDEAEYNGLFKRGIES